In Poecilia reticulata strain Guanapo linkage group LG11, Guppy_female_1.0+MT, whole genome shotgun sequence, the genomic stretch GTGTAcagataaaatgtgattgaGTAATGTTGTAAGCAAATTCACCTTACTGGGTCACATATGTCCTGGAATAAACAAAGGTTGTAGTGAATGTGTCTAGAACAAATAAACCTATCATTTAATGCATTAATTCAAAGATTTTTAAGCAATATTcaatgacttcctgtttctctgggCCATAAATATGATGTAAGAGAGTYCGCCTCTCAAGGACTCTTCAAAGTAGGAAAAGTGTGACAACATGTCAATCAAATGCTGCAGAGATGTGTTGaagtcacaaaatgttaaaaacRGCTAGTTACTTCTGCATCTCTCTTCAGTTGTTTGCAGACGTGTTCACACTTTTATGTTAAAACCACTAACATCTGTACACATTGACAGGATTTCATGTGAGAGATCAACACTAAATTGTATGAAAATGCAGAAAGCAACGTTTTAGGACATTTTCACATCCCTACTAAGGGCATAGAGACAGCTGtagaaaaatgacagatttttctcaaaatcagAAAGTACTTTCCTGAGCTTTCACATCTACAAAattaaagacacattttgaaCTGATAAATGTTTCTTGATCTACAGGATGGTGATAAGGTATTTGTGCGTGGAAATGAGAAGTACATTCGCCCCTGTGGATGGCAACGGGCYGCTCTGCGTGTCCTACAGAAGTATGAAGGTGGGGACAGTTGGCTGGGGACAGGGCCGAACGCCTGGCCAGTCTCCTACCATGGCCACAACATGGACGGCTCCCTTGGCATCATCATGACCCATGACGGCCCACCAGACGACGAGCCAAGCTTTCTGGATGCTGGAGCCGCCTCTTTGCGAAACCCCGACACCAGAGGCAGGGGCGTGTACTCAACCCCTGACATCAAGATGGCGGAGAAGCACTGCAAGACCTTCAAGTATAGCGGGGATGGGAAGATGTACAAAGTGGTTCTTCAGAACCGTATCAACCCTCAAAAAAGGAAGAGCTGCCAGAGAGAGGGCGTCTGGCTGGTGTACATCCCGGAAGGCAGAACCAACGTGCAGGTGAAAGTCATTGTAGAGGATTCCCTTCGTCCGTATGGACTCCTGATAAAGCAGGTGTGACTTTTTGGATGCTTGGAAGATTCGGGGATAGCGTAAGCAGCAAAAACTGTGCAAACTTCTTTCACCTTGGGGGAATAGAAATCCTTTGCAAAAAGCGGGAAATCAGTTTCAATCAGGACCATTTGGAAATGATTCTGATAGTTTCTTCAGTTACTGTTTGYTGTAGTCGCTTTAGCCAAGTGGTCACACAGACTTCCATTAACCGATCAGGAACACCAGGCTCTGCATTGTGGACACTTCCTCCCAGCCTGCGTCATCTTCATCACCCTTTTCTCAAATTTGCTTGTCTCATGGTTTAATTATTCAGAAATTAATAAACGGATCtactaaaaatacaaatttgatgaaaatatgaaaagagaAAGCAAACAATTTGTAGAAAAGTCTGTAGTTCTCCAAGTTGATTTACACTGGCAAATAAAgactttgttatttttttctttttagattgtagcctagttttatttttattaactattGCACATAATTGAACTGActtgacaaaaaagaaatgaatgctCTATAATGACTCAATCATTAAATGAGCATTATAAACCTGTCAATTTGCAAAGattgtttcattcatttttcgTACCTGTAAACTTCATAATGtggtgtggggttttttttatgtttactccCCGGTGTAATTGGAAAACCTTTTGTCTgaactgaactgttttttttttttttttttttttttttactgtaatcaTCTGTCTCATGTGAGCTAAAAGTCTGTAACGCatatgtcaaaaatattaaaatgtagaGCACAAATCTTTTAACTAAGATGCTTTATTTAACTCAAGTATTTCACTGCATTATTTTTGGCACTGGCATCAAGTTTGACATTTAGGAACTGCGCCTCCTTTTTACAAAGCGAAGACGTGTTTGCAGAACAGTGTTTACCTCtcactgatttattgtttatttttacacttgCGTCATTTGAAACCAGTAAAACCTGCTTTAAAACACAATGCATCTCAAAGCTCAGCTTAAGCACTCTGAAATGTGCATTACACAGTGTTGAATAAATCTTTCTGTTAATACAAATAATGTCAAtatatttataaacattttatgtcaaTTCCTATTTATATTGTGTTTCAGGAAAGTGCCGGAACTTGGagcttttgctttaaaatactCTCTACAGTGGCAAACTTTTCTTTAGCAAATGTACAGTACTTCATAATGACAGCTGGGTGATGAAGCATATCTTTCCACTATTGGATTTCACAAAATGCATAGATGCTGATATATCTGTGTATGTTAAGGTCAGTAAAGTCACCAAAAGTACACGATCAGATTCCATTAGCAAACACAATGCAAGACCACCAGCCTTAAAAGatcaaaaaatagattttttttttctttaagcattagttttgttttaaattaatcaaaatgaatttaCATATTGGACATCTGCAGTTCCAGTAGGTGAGCAGCAGAGGGCAGTAGGAGAATACAGTATGCTGCTTGCCAGCAGGATGAATGAAGCAGGTACAAACCAATATGCTGAACAGTTTAAAATTCCCTTTtacaagaaaaagttttttcaaaatctaatctgagctaaaaaaaaatgtttgaaaatctcTCTGAAcaataaactcaaaaataattGATAATCATCATGCATTATTCTGATGAGGctgagctgcagttttaaaataaaggcagTGCTACAGAAGTAGAAGAAGTGTCTGCAGGTGGAAGATGTAATGGATACGCACCTGAGCACAGGTAGAGTCCAATCATCAGAAAGGAACAGAGGCCGAGTAAACCCGGAAGGACACAGATCCCCAGACTCCAACAAGGTTGGCGAGATTTTATTCCTGCGGTGTCCCCATCAACTCCTGGACATAATAAGAAAAACCCACAAAGAtgacaatattttaatgttacatttttctgtggAGGTATTCACAGCTGTAATGCAAAGCTATGAAACTCACAATCCTTTGAGGGTGGAGTCTCTACTTGTTTCAgtcttcattttcattttctagcAAACCTGTACTGAGATAATCCTCTGGGAACCAGTGcaaatttgcacaaaactgTGGACTGTTGCAATGCACCTGCATGTAATGTGCAGCATTTGAGACTAAAATTCATGCTGGTGTTGTGAGAAGTGACTGGTTTTACATGATCTTAATGAATCTTAATCTCAGATATATTTCACAGGTGAAAGATTTCAGAATCCCCCCTTCTGTTAGTCTGTTAGCCACAACCTAGAGAGGCTCACCGATGCTGTCAGTAAATATACACTGTAAGAAAATACTCCCATAGCTGAATTAAAGgtagagtttttaaaaagacttgaactatttttatgatttatgttCTATTTgtgaaataacaaaatcaaacagttttatgtttgtttgtgttttttttttttttcataaatgccATAGACTGAGACCAACATGAACAGTAATAAACTAATTGCTGTTGCTGTTATGTCTGTtataatgtaaagaaaaacaagttctTCTCTAACTGTTTTTGTCCACAGGAaacatttgaactgaaatgatCAAAGGGCCTGTTGTGATGAGGTTAGTTTGGTCAATTTGGTTGATACTCTTCAGCTGATAAGCCATGTCACCTGGTTGTCCTGTGGTTTAGTTGCATGCCAAGACCTCCTCATCATTCATTGATGACTCAACTTACTACGTAACCCAGAGTTACTATTGATACATATCATTTACAGAGTAAACCAAAAAGTTAAATACATCTAATCATACTAACAAATGTCactaaaaaataactttgtttttataacacTCAACATTTGTAGAACGtgtacaataaaaatgaaaaatttccATGTAATATCTAGAATGAGATCTTGTCTTAAGACACAAAGAGCAAAATATTCACTTTAAGCTCTTCAGACAACAAAAATTAAGATCCCGCTGCACTGAActccattgaaaacctcctggttattccaccaaatatagATTTCTGAACTCCTCCttagttaaaacattagtgttgttgtttctaaattaatacaaacttgttttctttgcattatttgagctCTAAAAGCaaagcatcttttttgttattttgataatttcacattttctgcaaacaaatacaaaatttttgcttggaattttggAGAGATGTTGTtcgtagttcatagaataaaagaacaatgttaattttactaaaacatatacttttaaaataaaatcagagaaactgatcattttaagtggtttcttaattttttacagaGCTGCACATACGTTAAAATGCATATAGAAAAGATCAATTCTTACCATTAAGTTTCAAGGGAATTCCTCTGCTTACACACACATTGGCTTCACAAAacccaaaacagaaatacagCCCAGCATCTTGCTCCTCCACGGCCTGGATCTCCACTCTGACCAGCCCGCTACTCAGGTTTCCTGTCCATGTGATGCGACTGGAGTAAGAATTAatgatgtgatttttgtttttgaggttAGTCTCTGAGACTCTAAGCAGTGGCAACAGCTGGTCTGATCGCAACAGGTACCAGGTGATATCGTAGCTGGACGTAATGTTACAGGTCAGAGAGACATTCTGTCCCCTGTCAACCACCAGTTGGTCATGGGGAACATGGGAGGGAGATGACTGCTGACATCCTGCAGCACCTGAGGAGAACAGACAGGTCAGAATCAAGCTGACTAAAAATGTTActatttgtcatgtttgttcAGCACATCAACCCTGATTGAAACATTCTCTTTGAATCTCTTTGAATGGGTGAAGTGGTGTCAAGTAGTGGCTGTGATACTAAAATTTAAGAAGCACCTCGTCAATTTTCTGACGAGGTAAACATATTACCATGTACTACCAGTGGTTGGAAGAGTTGATAATGATTAAATTTGATGGTAAACTAAATGGCGTTCTCATGTGATCAAGAAATTTAGGAGTGTTTGACCATTTATACTCTAAAGCAATCTGTTTTAGGTTTTATAAAACTATTCTGAAAAGAGATTCTACAAAAGTTTAtaagatttattcaaaatttagaacagaaataaagcagtttttttattagctgcacaaaaaataactcattctgttttgcttcccCTTTTGAGATTACAACAAATCAGATTAAGCTCATGATCTATACTTTCATGCATAAATTTGGAGTTTTCCTTTATCTTTTGCAGGATTTAAAACTTGCACTTTTACCAATGAAACTGAAGCATattctttgtcttttattctttgcaataaaaaacTGGGAAAAGGTCAAAATCGAAAGGCATTGGTCAGGAAAAATCAGATATGTGcatctttattaaaatacatttatcatAATCTGCATTTCATGGCTGATGCAAAAAACKTCACATGGCAGCATTTGATCTCTTCTCCCTAAACCATTGACTCCTACAATCCAAAACTACAAATGCcctattttaaatttcattaaaaatgtaaaaaggatTGTGAAAGGGAGCTTTCATATAAAGAagaattataataataatataattatgATAGTTTTAGATTGATAAAACTGCTGTATTCAGTTGAAAGAAGATAAACTTGAGTTTTCGGTTCTACATTTCAGGTTCTAAGGGCTTGTTTTGTGCAATTGTTCAGGTAAAACCAACCATTACCACAAAATCCCCtgattgaaacaaaacaaaagaaaaaaagcacagaaaagaaGCACATCCTATAAAAAAYTATGAGCCTGCAGAGATTTGCACAGACCTGTAAAACCACAAGACCTATAAAACCTCAGAcacacattagaaaaaaaaaaWTCTGAGTAATGATGTCtgcatttaaatcaagaaaataataaaaaaaaaattattaacttacaaagaaacatgaaaatccAAAAGAGACCTGCCATTATCCTAAAGGACACAAATACTCTCAGAACGAACTGGTTCCAGGGCGAATGCTGACTGAACTGAGCTCAGTTTggttgcagttttttgtttctgt encodes the following:
- the LOC103472783 gene encoding uncharacterized protein LOC103472783, with the translated sequence MPDTKLCLEALSALSGCNVEETTGASQLTSQDFVNIVALREFYKQEGFKELEYPSLGTLSLQDLENQDMYSAPPALTHEPVTSLKLTVKINTQDFFHPEYDYDFTNIKDGDKVFVRGNEKYIRPCGWQRAALRVLQKYEGGDSWLGTGPNAWPVSYHGHNMDGSLGIIMTHDGPPDDEPSFLDAGAASLRNPDTRGRGVYSTPDIKMAEKHCKTFKYSGDGKMYKVVLQNRINPQKRKSCQREGVWLVYIPEGRTNVQVKVIVEDSLRPYGLLIKQV
- the LOC103472784 gene encoding uncharacterized protein LOC103472784 — translated: MAGLFWIFMFLCAAGCQQSSPSHVPHDQLVVDRGQNVSLTCNITSSYDITWYLLRSDQLLPLLRVSETNLKNKNHIINSYSSRITWTGNLSSGLVRVEIQAVEEQDAGLYFCFGFCEANVCVSRGIPLKLNGVDGDTAGIKSRQPCWSLGICVLPGLLGLCSFLMIGLYLCSGKLSPCCCNPGRRHSLRITEEDSLHYSXLRHPDKPRPSVKTRPRLAEDLVTYSTVTTRKNLNGLQAENR